A stretch of DNA from Pan troglodytes isolate AG18354 chromosome 21, NHGRI_mPanTro3-v2.0_pri, whole genome shotgun sequence:
TGTGGCCAACTTCGGACCAGCCAGCCACAGGTCTGGGGCCCCAGGATGCAGCTGTGCTCTGGTGCGCTGTGGGTCTTCACTCATACTTGCAGAAATCCTTAAGTTCTTTGGGCAGGTGGAGCCCATCAATGGCCAGCCGGTGCACCATGCTCCTTTGTATCACTAGGCGGCACAGAGTCTGCAGGGATGGCACTGTGGGAAGAAGACTGTGAAAGGCAAACTGAACTGGAGGGTGGGTCTGAGGCCAAGATCCAGAAGGTCTAGGTCATGGTCCCCACTTTGTCATTAAATGTGGGCAAGTCCTTACTGCTCTCTGGGCCCAGCCTGCTTCATGGGGCTGAGAGAAGCACCTCTTCCTGAGAGCTACCACAAAGCTGCAACCCTGTTTATATCATAACACTTAGCACAATCCCTTCCCCATTCACTTAGCAGCTTCTGGGGGCAGGGGTAGTGTCTGATTTGCCTGTGCAACTGAAGCCTCCAGCACAGGCCTGGCACAAAGAGGGTTCTGGTGCATTGAGTTCATGAAATGTGATGAGAGGTATAACTGCAATGCTTACCAGGGCTATAATGAATCATACTCAGCATTAAGAAGCTCTCAGTCTGGGGTTTGTTATGCCTGGAAGCCAATAGCCAATATGCCCAAGTCTATgagcatgtttctttcttttctttctttttttttttatttaaagagagagggtcttgctctgtcacccaggctgaagtgcagtgctcAGTGAACTGCAGCCTtcaattcttgggctcaagcgatcctcctgccttagcctcccaaatagctgggactacaggcatgcaccaccatgcccagataattatttaattttttgtacagatggggtctcactttgttgcccaggcttgagctagcttgcttgcttgcttgctttctctctcttcccctctctctctttctttcttttttttttttcagagtcttgctctgttgcctaggctggagtgcactggtgagatctcggctcattgcaacctccacctctcgggttcaagtgactctcctgcctcagccttctgaatagctgggattattggcacatgccaccacacccagctactttttgtatttttagtagagacaggctttcaccatgttggccaggctggtctcgaactcctggcctcaagtgatctgcctgcctccccctcccaaagtgctgggattacaggtgtgagccaccgtgcccggccaagcatGTTTCTAAGAAAAGGGCAAACAATTCTCAAACAGGCCCCTAATATCTAAAATTGGTTTAGAATCCCTGCCCTAGGTGAATACAGGAAACACTATCAAAACTAAAAGGGAACTTGTAGGGCATCTTAATCAATCAACCAAGATAGGTACCAAGGCCCAAAACCATGTAGAGGCTTGTGCAAGATCACAAGCAGAGGTGCAATTTGAAGCTAGATTCTCCCACTCTTAAACTAGTGCCGGACGGACGAAGGCCTAGCACATGGGCTAAGGAGCCCTAGTAGATTCCTGTCCCCACACTGAGCCAGGAGGGGTCGCTGCCCAGGGATACCTACAGCCATACTCGAGCTGGACAAGGCGCACGCTCTTTGTGGAAGCAAACACGTCCACCACCGCGTAGAGGGGCTGCGCAGCTGGCAGTCCCCGGGCGCTCGGGCCCATGTCCTCGCCGTTGATGATGATGTGCATGTCGGCCGTGCCATCGGGGCGCGGGCAAAAGAGGACGCCCAGGCGGCTACGGCGCGCGGTCGGAGGCAGCACGTTCAGCTCATAGAGCTGGTCCAAGAGATGGCTGTAGAGCCCTGGCCGGCTGCGGCCCACCAGGCGGTCCCGGGGAATGCGAAACTGCTCAATGCGCAGATATGGTTCCACGAGGAGGGTTGGAGGTCGGCTGGGGGCCGCTGCCTCCGCCTCCGGGCGGCCCTCCCGGGGCACGCGGTTGTGGTGGCGCGTGATGGCGAAGACCCAGGTGTGGCCCAGGTTGACCAGATCGGGCAGAGAAAACTCGGGAACGGGGGCCAGACTGGCGGGGTCCAGCGCGGTCAGACCGAGACGCAGATGTCCGCACCAGCCCAGCTCTTTCTCCTCGATCTCGACCAGGAAGACCTGGCCCGGGGCCAGCGGTTCGCGGCTGAAGCACACGCCGTGGGCGAAGCTCTCCACGCGTGTGGCCCGCGTCCCAGAGGGGTCCACGCGGATGTTGGCACCGTGCACCCGATGGAAGCGGGTGGGAGGGGGCTCCGGGCGCGCGAGTCCCCAGAGTGCACCCGAATCCACGGGCTCGGAGGCAGCAGCCATCTCTCGGCCATAGGGCAGGCCAGCTGGCGCCGGGGGCTATTTTGGGCGGCGGGCAATGATGGTGACCGCAAGGCGACCTTGTAAGGCATTTCTCCCCTGACTCCCTTCCCCGAGCCTCTGCCCGGGGGTCCTAGCGCCGCTTGCTCAGCCATCCCGCCTACAACTTAGCCGTCCACACCAGGATCATCTGATCGCGTGCGCCCGGGCTACGATCCGCGAGGCCCGCGGACCTTGACCCGGCATTGACCGCCACCGCCCCCCAGGTCCGTAGGGACCAAAGAAGGGGCGGGAGGAAGACTGTCACGTGGCGCCGGAGTTCACGTGACTCGTACACATGACTTCCAGTCCCCGGGCGCCTCCTGGAGAGCAAGGACGCGGGGGAACAGAGGTGAGCTGGCACCGGAGGCTGGAGGGGATCCCCGAGCCCGGGATCGGTGCGCGGCAGAGGAGGCTCGCGGGTGGGAGCTGGCGCTGGGGCCGGGGCTTCCCTCGCGGAGGCGCCGCCAGCTCCTCCCCGGGGGCTGCTGCACGGAAGCGCTGAGGAGCGAGTCAACAGCCCCTCTGCTGCCTCCCGTAGATGATCCGAG
This window harbors:
- the NEURL2 gene encoding neuralized-like protein 2 isoform X2; the encoded protein is MAAASEPVDSGALWGLARPEPPPTRFHRVHGANIRVDPSGTRATRVESFAHGVCFSREPLAPGQVFLVEIEEKELGWCGHLRLGLTALDPASLAPVPEFSLPDLVNLGHTWVFAITRHHNRVPREGRPEAEAAAPSRPPTLLVEPYLRIEQFRIPRDRLVGRSRPGLYSHLLDQLYELNVLPPTARRSRLGVLFCPRPDGTADMHIIINGEDMGPSARGLPAAQPLYAVVDVFASTKSVRLVQLEYGFFFPQCHPCRLCAA
- the NEURL2 gene encoding neuralized-like protein 2 isoform X1; the protein is MAAASEPVDSGALWGLARPEPPPTRFHRVHGANIRVDPSGTRATRVESFAHGVCFSREPLAPGQVFLVEIEEKELGWCGHLRLGLTALDPASLAPVPEFSLPDLVNLGHTWVFAITRHHNRVPREGRPEAEAAAPSRPPTLLVEPYLRIEQFRIPRDRLVGRSRPGLYSHLLDQLYELNVLPPTARRSRLGVLFCPRPDGTADMHIIINGEDMGPSARGLPAAQPLYAVVDVFASTKSVRLVQLEYGLPSLQTLCRLVIQRSMVHRLAIDGLHLPKELKDFCKYE